A genomic segment from Pseudomonas mendocina encodes:
- a CDS encoding acetyl-CoA C-acetyltransferase, whose protein sequence is MREVVIVAACRTAIGSFQGALSRTPAPQLGAAVIRELLARTGIAGEQIDEVILGQVLTAGSGQNPARQSVLLAGLPHTVPAMTLNKVCGSGLKAVILGAQAIHGGDAEIIIAGGQENMSLAPYVMPGARSGLRMGHAQLVDTMIQDGLWDAFNNYHMGITAENLAEQYGVTRAEQDAFALRSQQRAQAAIDAGRFAGEIVPVEVPQRGAEPLRFDQDEQPRAGTSLDSLGKLRPAFKNDGTVTAGNASTLNDGAAAVLLMSAEKANELQLPILARIAAHASAGVDPAVMGIGPVFASCKALERAGWSLEQLDLIEANEAFAAQAIAVGRELHWDSAKVNVNGGAIALGHPIGASGCRILVSLIHEMQRRDARRGLATLCIGGGQGVALAIER, encoded by the coding sequence ATGCGTGAAGTCGTGATAGTCGCTGCCTGCCGTACCGCCATCGGCAGCTTCCAGGGTGCGTTGAGCCGCACGCCCGCACCGCAACTGGGCGCCGCGGTGATCCGTGAACTGCTCGCTCGCACCGGCATTGCAGGCGAACAGATCGACGAGGTGATTCTCGGTCAGGTGCTCACCGCAGGCAGCGGGCAGAACCCGGCCCGGCAGAGCGTGCTGCTCGCCGGTCTGCCACATACGGTGCCAGCCATGACCCTGAACAAGGTCTGCGGCTCCGGCCTCAAGGCGGTGATCCTCGGCGCTCAGGCCATTCATGGCGGCGATGCCGAGATCATCATCGCCGGCGGCCAGGAAAACATGAGCCTGGCGCCCTATGTCATGCCCGGCGCCCGCAGCGGTCTGCGCATGGGCCATGCACAACTGGTCGACACGATGATCCAGGACGGCCTGTGGGACGCCTTCAACAACTACCACATGGGCATCACTGCAGAGAATCTGGCCGAGCAGTACGGCGTCACCCGCGCCGAGCAGGACGCCTTCGCCCTGCGTTCGCAGCAGCGTGCCCAGGCCGCCATCGACGCCGGACGCTTCGCCGGCGAGATCGTCCCGGTGGAAGTCCCCCAGCGCGGCGCCGAACCACTGCGTTTTGACCAGGATGAGCAACCGCGCGCCGGCACCAGCCTGGACAGCCTCGGCAAACTGCGTCCGGCGTTCAAGAATGACGGTACGGTGACCGCCGGCAATGCCTCGACACTCAACGACGGCGCCGCTGCCGTACTGCTGATGAGCGCCGAGAAGGCAAATGAACTGCAACTGCCGATCCTTGCGCGCATCGCCGCACACGCCAGCGCCGGGGTCGATCCCGCGGTAATGGGCATCGGACCGGTGTTCGCCAGCTGCAAGGCGCTGGAGCGTGCTGGCTGGAGCCTGGAACAGCTCGACCTGATCGAGGCCAACGAAGCCTTCGCCGCCCAGGCCATCGCCGTCGGCCGCGAACTGCATTGGGACAGCGCCAAGGTCAATGTCAACGGTGGTGCCATCGCCCTCGGCCATCCCATCGGCGCTTCCGGCTGCCGCATCCTGGTCAGCCTGATCCACGAGATGCAGCGCCGCGACGCCCGCCGTGGCCTGGCCACCCTGTGCATCGGTGGCGGCCAGGGTGTGGCCCTGGCCATCGAACGCTGA
- a CDS encoding acyl-CoA dehydrogenase C-terminal domain-containing protein, with protein MPEFNAPLRDMRFVLHEVFQAPSLWARLPALAETVDTDTADAILEEAAKVTGSLIAPLNRSGDEEGAQWVDGDVRTPTGFREAYATYTEGGWVGLSGNPNYGGMGMPKMLAVAFEEMLYAAGSSFALYSALSSGACLAIDAHASEDLKTTYLPPMYEGRWAGSMCLTEAHAGTDLGIIRTRAEPQADGSYKVTGSKIFITGGEQDLTENIIHLVLAKLPDAPAGPKGISLFLVPKVMVNADGSLGARNAVSCGSIEHKMGIKASATCVMNFDGATGYLIGEVNKGLAAMFTMMNYERLSIGIQGIGCAEASYQSAVSYARERIQSRAATGPVNHDKVADPIIVHADVRRMLLTMKALNEGGRAFACYVGQQLDLAKYAEDASERQNAEALVALLTPVAKAFFTDTGLESCVHGQQVFGGHGYIREWGQEQLVRDVRIAQIYEGTNGIQALDLLGRKVVANGGAALRLFASEVRDFAHAHESPFGDRLVEALERLEAVSGWLLEQAKNEPNAVGAASVEYLHLFGYVAYAYMWARMAAVAQSKLGEDEAFYGSKLATAEFFFDRLLPRTLSLEASIRAGSQSLYGLAAEQF; from the coding sequence ATGCCCGAATTCAACGCCCCGCTGCGCGATATGCGCTTCGTCCTCCATGAAGTCTTCCAGGCGCCGAGCCTGTGGGCACGTCTGCCGGCCCTGGCCGAAACCGTCGATACCGACACCGCCGACGCCATCCTCGAAGAAGCGGCCAAGGTCACCGGCAGCCTGATCGCCCCGCTCAACCGCAGCGGCGACGAAGAAGGCGCACAGTGGGTCGATGGCGACGTGCGCACCCCGACCGGTTTTCGCGAGGCCTATGCCACCTACACCGAAGGCGGCTGGGTGGGCCTGTCCGGCAACCCGAATTACGGCGGCATGGGCATGCCCAAGATGCTCGCCGTGGCCTTCGAGGAGATGCTCTACGCCGCCGGCTCCAGCTTCGCGCTGTACTCGGCGCTGAGCTCCGGCGCCTGCCTGGCCATCGACGCCCATGCCAGCGAAGACCTTAAAACCACCTACCTGCCGCCGATGTACGAGGGTCGCTGGGCCGGCTCCATGTGCCTGACCGAGGCCCATGCCGGCACCGATCTGGGCATCATCCGCACCCGCGCCGAGCCGCAGGCCGATGGCAGCTACAAGGTCACCGGCAGCAAGATCTTTATCACCGGCGGTGAGCAGGACCTGACCGAGAACATCATCCATCTGGTGCTGGCCAAGTTGCCGGACGCGCCAGCCGGGCCCAAGGGCATCTCGCTGTTTCTGGTGCCCAAGGTGATGGTCAACGCCGATGGCAGCCTCGGCGCGCGCAACGCCGTAAGCTGCGGCTCCATCGAACACAAGATGGGCATCAAGGCCTCGGCCACCTGCGTGATGAACTTCGACGGCGCCACCGGCTACCTGATCGGCGAGGTCAACAAGGGACTGGCGGCGATGTTCACCATGATGAACTACGAGCGTCTGTCCATCGGCATCCAGGGCATCGGCTGTGCCGAGGCGTCCTACCAGTCGGCCGTCAGCTACGCCCGCGAACGCATCCAGAGCCGTGCCGCCACTGGCCCGGTCAACCACGACAAGGTCGCCGACCCGATCATCGTCCACGCTGACGTGCGTCGCATGCTGCTGACCATGAAAGCGCTGAACGAGGGCGGCCGGGCCTTTGCCTGCTACGTCGGTCAGCAGCTCGACCTGGCCAAGTACGCCGAGGACGCCAGCGAGCGGCAGAATGCCGAAGCCCTGGTGGCCCTGCTCACCCCAGTGGCCAAGGCCTTCTTCACCGACACCGGGCTGGAAAGCTGCGTACACGGCCAGCAGGTATTCGGCGGCCATGGCTATATCCGCGAATGGGGCCAGGAGCAGCTGGTGCGCGACGTGCGCATCGCGCAGATCTACGAAGGCACCAACGGCATCCAGGCACTCGACCTGCTCGGGCGCAAGGTGGTGGCCAATGGCGGCGCCGCGCTGCGCCTGTTCGCCAGCGAAGTGCGCGACTTCGCCCACGCCCATGAATCGCCCTTCGGTGATCGCCTGGTGGAAGCGCTGGAACGCCTGGAAGCAGTCAGTGGCTGGCTGCTGGAGCAGGCCAAGAACGAGCCTAACGCCGTCGGCGCCGCCTCGGTGGAGTACCTGCATCTGTTCGGCTACGTCGCCTACGCCTACATGTGGGCACGCATGGCCGCCGTGGCACAAAGCAAGCTGGGTGAAGACGAAGCCTTCTACGGCAGCAAGCTCGCGACCGCCGAGTTCTTCTTCGACCGCCTGCTGCCGCGCACCCTAAGCTTGGAGGCGAGCATTCGTGCAGGCAGCCAATCGCTGTATGGCCTGGCTGCCGAACAGTTTTAA
- a CDS encoding GNAT family N-acetyltransferase — translation MRIVQATLEHLDLLTPLFVKYREFYNELPYPESSRKFLEKRLRRKESVIYLALADDEDKLLGFCQLYPSYSSLSLKRVWILNDIYVAEDARRQLVADRLLHTAKQMAKDTNAVRMRVATSRDNEVAQKVYESIGFVEDEQFKNYVLPINSD, via the coding sequence ATGCGCATCGTCCAAGCCACCCTGGAGCACCTGGACCTGTTGACCCCGCTGTTCGTAAAATACCGCGAGTTCTACAACGAGCTGCCCTACCCCGAGTCGTCGCGCAAGTTTCTCGAGAAGCGCTTGCGGCGCAAGGAGTCGGTAATCTACCTGGCCCTGGCCGATGACGAAGACAAGCTGCTCGGCTTCTGCCAGCTCTACCCCAGCTATTCCTCGCTGTCGCTCAAGCGCGTGTGGATTCTCAACGACATCTACGTGGCCGAGGATGCGCGTCGCCAACTGGTCGCTGACCGTCTGCTGCACACCGCCAAGCAGATGGCCAAGGACACCAATGCCGTACGCATGAGGGTGGCCACCAGCCGCGACAACGAGGTGGCGCAGAAGGTCTATGAGTCCATCGGTTTCGTCGAGGACGAGCAGTTCAAGAACTACGTGCTGCCGATCAATTCCGACTGA
- a CDS encoding solute carrier family 23 protein: MQIFKRRDGDEQPHWPLGPFKVRLPFVHYRWETAEMLQALIMFVVSLAMIPLLEKYLGLPYDVALAYVVVCGIGFMLPALLGVPLVPGWITPGIPVVLLFLGNYEPGPAAIQALFALQFLVFAIFLFLGVTRLGSALVRLIPNSMKGGIIIGAGIAALMGEISAGGRLANTPISLVLGSLICLYLMFSVSFKGLTERVPFARKIVNYGMVPGMLIAIFIGIAVGEYKMPDVKWGITAPAFGEMWNYLPFNVGFPGLDVFMLAVPTAVIAYVIAFGDIIVGQSLMQRADELRTDEVIENNVDRIHLVTAIRNALHAFFAPYPGLAGPLWTAVAATMAERYKYGRKAMDSIYSGAGTFWLTGFAALFMLPLVSFFQPVLPIALSLTLILTGYICLMVGFEQLNNNTERGIAGTMGVVLAVYGAGWGLAAGAALYILVERTHLLKFTSIKDKSRSPAEAD, translated from the coding sequence ATGCAAATTTTCAAGCGCCGTGACGGCGACGAGCAACCGCACTGGCCCCTCGGCCCGTTCAAGGTGCGCCTGCCCTTCGTGCATTACCGTTGGGAAACCGCCGAGATGCTGCAGGCACTGATCATGTTCGTGGTCAGCCTGGCGATGATCCCGCTGCTGGAGAAATACCTCGGCCTGCCCTACGACGTGGCCCTGGCCTATGTGGTGGTATGCGGCATCGGCTTCATGCTGCCGGCGCTGCTCGGCGTGCCGCTGGTGCCGGGCTGGATCACCCCCGGCATCCCTGTGGTGTTGCTGTTTCTCGGCAACTACGAGCCCGGCCCTGCGGCCATTCAGGCACTGTTCGCCCTGCAGTTCCTGGTGTTCGCGATCTTCCTCTTCCTCGGCGTCACCCGCCTGGGCAGTGCACTGGTACGACTGATCCCCAACTCGATGAAGGGCGGCATCATCATCGGCGCCGGTATCGCCGCACTGATGGGCGAGATCAGCGCCGGCGGCCGCCTGGCCAACACGCCGATCTCTCTGGTTCTCGGCAGCCTGATCTGCCTGTACCTGATGTTCTCGGTGTCGTTCAAGGGCCTGACCGAGCGCGTGCCCTTCGCCCGCAAGATCGTCAACTACGGCATGGTGCCAGGCATGCTGATCGCCATCTTCATCGGCATCGCCGTGGGCGAGTACAAGATGCCGGACGTGAAGTGGGGCATCACCGCGCCGGCCTTCGGCGAGATGTGGAACTACCTGCCGTTCAACGTCGGCTTCCCCGGCCTGGACGTGTTCATGCTGGCCGTGCCCACGGCGGTGATCGCCTACGTGATCGCCTTCGGCGACATCATCGTCGGCCAGTCGCTGATGCAGCGCGCCGATGAACTGCGCACCGACGAGGTGATCGAAAACAACGTTGACCGCATCCACCTGGTGACCGCCATCCGCAACGCCCTGCACGCCTTCTTCGCGCCCTACCCGGGCCTGGCCGGCCCGCTGTGGACGGCGGTGGCGGCGACCATGGCCGAGCGCTACAAGTACGGGCGCAAGGCGATGGACTCGATCTACAGCGGCGCCGGTACCTTCTGGCTCACCGGTTTCGCCGCGCTGTTCATGCTGCCGCTGGTCAGTTTCTTCCAGCCAGTACTGCCGATCGCCCTGTCGCTGACGCTGATCCTCACCGGCTACATCTGCCTGATGGTTGGCTTCGAGCAACTGAACAACAACACCGAGCGCGGCATCGCCGGCACCATGGGTGTGGTGCTCGCCGTCTACGGCGCGGGCTGGGGCCTGGCCGCGGGCGCTGCGCTGTACATCCTGGTCGAACGCACCCATCTGCTTAAATTCACCAGCATCAAGGATAAGTCGCGTAGTCCGGCGGAAGCCGACTGA
- a CDS encoding YbaK/EbsC family protein codes for MSLASVRAFFAAKAPDITIIELQTSTATVALAAEAHGVAPGQIAKTLAFRIAERDVLIVARGDARIDNRKMKECFGAKARMLDAQTVVELTSHPVGGVCPFGLATPLSVYCDRSLLAFDEVLPAAGATHSAVRIAPQRMAELVDAEWIDVCQEVETETC; via the coding sequence ATGAGCCTGGCCTCTGTACGCGCCTTCTTCGCCGCCAAGGCGCCCGACATCACGATCATCGAACTGCAAACCAGCACCGCTACCGTGGCGCTGGCGGCTGAGGCGCATGGTGTGGCACCGGGACAGATCGCCAAGACCCTGGCCTTTCGTATCGCCGAACGCGACGTGCTGATAGTTGCGCGCGGTGACGCACGCATCGACAACCGCAAGATGAAGGAATGCTTCGGCGCCAAGGCGCGCATGCTCGATGCGCAGACGGTAGTGGAACTGACCAGCCACCCAGTCGGCGGTGTTTGCCCGTTCGGCCTGGCCACGCCGCTCAGCGTCTACTGCGACCGTTCGCTACTGGCTTTCGACGAAGTGCTGCCGGCCGCTGGCGCTACTCACAGCGCCGTGCGCATCGCCCCGCAGCGCATGGCCGAACTGGTGGACGCCGAGTGGATCGACGTCTGCCAGGAAGTGGAGACCGAGACCTGCTGA
- the ubiX gene encoding flavin prenyltransferase UbiX: MSGPERITLAMTGASGAQYGLRLLDCLVQEEREVHFLISKAAQLVMATETDVALPAKPQSMAQFLTEYTGAAPGQIRVYGKEDWMAPAASGSGAPTAMVIVPCSTGTLSAIAAGACNNLIERAADVALKERRQLILVPREAPYSSIHLENMLKLSNLGVTILPASPGFYHQPQTLDDLVDFVVARILNCLGVPQDMLPRWGEHHMVSDE, translated from the coding sequence ATGTCTGGTCCGGAACGCATCACCCTGGCCATGACCGGCGCCTCGGGCGCGCAATATGGCCTGCGCCTGCTCGACTGTCTGGTGCAGGAGGAGCGTGAAGTGCACTTCCTGATTTCCAAGGCCGCGCAACTGGTGATGGCCACCGAGACCGACGTGGCGTTGCCGGCCAAGCCGCAGTCCATGGCGCAGTTCCTCACCGAATACACCGGCGCGGCGCCAGGGCAGATCCGCGTCTATGGCAAGGAAGACTGGATGGCCCCGGCCGCCTCCGGCTCCGGCGCGCCAACGGCCATGGTGATAGTGCCGTGCAGCACCGGCACCTTGTCGGCGATCGCTGCGGGGGCCTGTAACAATCTGATCGAGCGCGCCGCCGACGTGGCGCTCAAGGAGCGTCGCCAGCTGATTCTGGTGCCGCGTGAGGCGCCGTATTCGAGCATCCATCTGGAGAACATGCTCAAGCTGTCGAATCTGGGTGTGACCATTCTGCCGGCTTCACCCGGCTTCTATCATCAGCCGCAGACGCTGGATGATCTGGTGGATTTCGTGGTTGCGCGTATCCTCAACTGCCTGGGCGTACCCCAGGACATGCTCCCCCGCTGGGGCGAGCATCATATGGTGTCGGACGAATAG
- a CDS encoding MBL fold metallo-hydrolase yields the protein MRTLTTLTGNSQKLDGGAMFGNAPKALWQRWMPADELNRIDLGCRALLVQEDERNILVETGIGAFFSPELKQRFGVQEDRHVLLDSLAAVGLSDADIDIVVLTHLHFDHAGGLLAAWQDGQPARLLFPNARLITGRRQWQRACKPHARDKASYIPELLYLLENSGRLHLIEETEHCELLGTDWRLHWSDGHTPGQLLPEVVMPGGPVVFPGDLIPGAPWVHLPITMGYDRFPEGLIEEKEALLSDLFSRGGRLVFTHDPDVAMGRLTRDEKGRYGLDEAVKAAHLLAN from the coding sequence ATGCGAACCCTGACCACTCTGACCGGCAACAGCCAGAAACTTGATGGCGGCGCCATGTTCGGCAACGCGCCCAAGGCCCTCTGGCAGCGCTGGATGCCGGCCGACGAACTGAACCGCATCGACCTCGGCTGCCGCGCCCTGCTGGTGCAGGAAGACGAGCGCAACATCCTTGTCGAGACCGGCATCGGCGCCTTCTTCAGCCCCGAGCTGAAACAGCGCTTCGGCGTGCAGGAGGATCGTCACGTGCTGCTCGACAGCTTGGCAGCCGTGGGCCTGAGCGATGCCGACATCGATATCGTGGTGCTGACCCACCTGCACTTCGACCATGCCGGCGGCCTGCTCGCCGCCTGGCAGGACGGTCAGCCGGCGCGCCTGCTGTTTCCCAACGCGCGCCTCATCACCGGCCGGCGCCAATGGCAGCGCGCTTGCAAGCCACACGCCCGCGATAAAGCCTCCTATATCCCGGAACTGCTGTATCTGCTGGAGAACAGCGGTCGCCTGCATTTGATCGAAGAAACCGAGCACTGCGAATTGCTAGGCACCGACTGGCGCCTGCACTGGAGCGATGGCCACACCCCGGGCCAGTTGCTACCGGAAGTAGTCATGCCGGGCGGGCCGGTGGTGTTTCCCGGAGACCTGATCCCCGGTGCGCCCTGGGTGCATCTGCCGATCACCATGGGTTACGACCGCTTCCCCGAAGGCTTGATCGAGGAAAAGGAAGCGCTGCTCAGCGACCTGTTCTCGCGCGGCGGCCGGCTGGTATTCACCCACGACCCGGACGTGGCCATGGGCCGGTTAACACGAGACGAAAAAGGCCGCTACGGGCTCGATGAGGCAGTAAAAGCAGCGCATCTGCTGGCAAACTGA
- a CDS encoding YceK/YidQ family lipoprotein, producing the protein MRRGLVAGLALLSLSGCATVRTLDAAKLGAPVVYAGTRLDWYAINGGCCPLDRFGAEAPSYPGLDLPGSALLDTLLLPFSLATALGVNLGVSGGL; encoded by the coding sequence ATGAGGCGAGGGCTGGTCGCCGGCCTGGCGCTGCTGAGCCTGAGCGGCTGTGCCACCGTGCGCACCCTGGATGCAGCCAAGCTTGGTGCGCCGGTGGTCTACGCCGGCACACGGCTGGATTGGTACGCGATCAATGGTGGTTGCTGCCCGCTGGACCGTTTCGGCGCCGAAGCACCGAGCTATCCCGGGCTGGATCTGCCGGGCAGTGCGCTGCTCGATACCCTGCTGCTGCCGTTTTCGCTGGCTACTGCGCTTGGTGTCAATCTTGGGGTTAGCGGCGGGCTGTAG
- a CDS encoding DUF2845 domain-containing protein translates to MANRYLLGCLLALSMMPAAQASMRCGTTLINEGDLTVDVRRKCGEPDHREVIPPSSPQGGGVTVEQWVYGPSNGMYRYLRFLDGKLVEIRVTRG, encoded by the coding sequence ATGGCCAATCGTTACCTGTTGGGCTGCCTGTTGGCCCTTTCCATGATGCCTGCTGCGCAGGCTTCGATGCGCTGCGGCACTACCCTGATAAACGAGGGCGATCTGACGGTGGATGTCCGACGCAAATGCGGCGAGCCTGACCACCGCGAGGTGATCCCACCCAGCAGTCCGCAAGGTGGCGGGGTAACCGTGGAGCAGTGGGTCTACGGGCCAAGCAACGGCATGTATCGTTACCTGCGCTTTCTCGACGGCAAGTTGGTCGAAATCCGGGTCACGCGCGGATGA
- a CDS encoding acyl-CoA synthetase has product MSIYEQGLGRAAVNHVALSPLSFIERTAAVYPHYPAVVHGSIRRNWAETYARCRRLASALAGRGIGKGDTVAVMLPNIPAMLEAHFGVPMIGAVLNTLNVRLDAEAIAFMLQHGEAKVVIADREFFDVIHAAIGMLDHPPLVIDVDDPEYGEGQAVSELDYEAFLAEGDPEFAWQWPTDEWQAISLNYTSGTTGNPKGVVYHHRGAFLNAMGNQMTWAMGNHPVYLWTLPMFHCNGWCYPWTITALAGVHVFLRRVDPAKILTLIRDEQVTHLCGAPIVLNALVNMPPEAKAAIDHPVKAMVAGAAPPAKVIGAVEEMGIHVTHVYGLTEVYGPVTLCAWHAEWDELPLEERATIKARQGVRYPTLEGVMVADPKTLEPVPRDGQTIGEIFMRGNTVMKGYLKNPSATAEAFEGGWFHTGDLGVCHADGYVEIRDRLKDIIISGGENISTIEVEGVLYRHPAVLEAAVVARPDEKWGETPCAFITLKTGQQASETEIMTFCREHLAGFKVPKTVVFTQLPKTSTGKIQKFVLRDMARAL; this is encoded by the coding sequence ATGTCGATCTACGAGCAGGGCCTCGGCCGCGCCGCCGTCAACCATGTTGCCCTCAGCCCACTGAGCTTCATCGAACGTACAGCGGCGGTATACCCGCACTACCCGGCGGTGGTGCATGGCTCGATTCGTCGCAACTGGGCCGAAACCTACGCGCGTTGCCGACGCCTGGCCTCGGCGCTGGCAGGCCGTGGCATCGGCAAGGGCGACACGGTAGCGGTGATGCTGCCGAACATCCCGGCCATGCTCGAAGCGCATTTCGGCGTGCCGATGATCGGCGCGGTGCTCAACACCCTCAACGTGCGCCTGGATGCCGAGGCGATCGCCTTCATGCTGCAGCATGGCGAAGCCAAGGTGGTGATCGCCGACCGCGAGTTCTTCGATGTGATCCACGCCGCCATCGGCATGCTCGACCACCCGCCGCTGGTGATCGACGTCGACGACCCCGAGTACGGCGAGGGCCAGGCGGTCAGCGAGCTGGACTACGAGGCCTTCCTCGCCGAGGGCGACCCCGAATTCGCCTGGCAGTGGCCCACCGACGAGTGGCAGGCGATCAGCCTCAACTACACCTCGGGCACCACCGGCAATCCCAAGGGCGTGGTCTATCACCACCGCGGTGCCTTCCTTAATGCCATGGGCAACCAGATGACCTGGGCCATGGGCAACCACCCGGTCTACCTGTGGACCCTGCCGATGTTTCACTGCAATGGCTGGTGCTACCCCTGGACGATCACCGCCCTGGCTGGCGTGCATGTGTTCCTGCGCCGCGTCGACCCGGCGAAGATCCTCACCCTGATCCGCGACGAGCAGGTCACCCACCTGTGCGGCGCGCCCATCGTGCTCAACGCCCTGGTCAACATGCCGCCAGAAGCCAAGGCCGCCATCGACCATCCGGTCAAGGCCATGGTCGCCGGCGCTGCGCCGCCCGCGAAGGTGATCGGCGCGGTGGAGGAGATGGGCATCCATGTCACCCATGTATACGGCCTGACCGAGGTCTACGGCCCGGTGACCCTGTGCGCGTGGCACGCCGAATGGGACGAACTGCCGCTGGAAGAACGCGCCACCATCAAGGCGCGCCAGGGCGTGCGCTACCCCACTCTGGAAGGGGTGATGGTGGCCGACCCGAAAACCCTGGAGCCGGTGCCGCGCGACGGCCAGACCATCGGCGAGATCTTCATGCGCGGCAACACTGTGATGAAGGGCTACCTGAAGAACCCCAGCGCCACCGCCGAAGCCTTCGAGGGCGGCTGGTTCCACACCGGCGACCTGGGCGTGTGCCACGCCGACGGCTACGTGGAAATCCGCGACCGGCTCAAGGACATCATCATCTCCGGCGGCGAGAACATCTCCACCATCGAGGTCGAGGGCGTGCTCTATCGCCACCCGGCGGTGCTGGAGGCGGCCGTGGTCGCCCGCCCGGACGAGAAATGGGGCGAGACGCCCTGCGCCTTCATCACCCTGAAGACCGGCCAGCAGGCCAGTGAAACCGAGATCATGACCTTCTGCCGCGAGCACCTGGCCGGCTTCAAGGTGCCCAAGACCGTGGTCTTCACCCAGTTGCCCAAGACCAGCACCGGCAAGATCCAGAAGTTCGTCCTGCGCGATATGGCCAGGGCGCTCTGA
- the mpl gene encoding UDP-N-acetylmuramate:L-alanyl-gamma-D-glutamyl-meso-diaminopimelate ligase — translation MHIHILGICGTFMGSLAVLAKELGHRVTGSDANVYPPMSTQLEAQGIELMQGFDPAHLQPAPDLVVVGNAMSRGNPAVEYVLNKGLPYVSGPQWLADHVLQGRWVMAVAGTHGKTSSSSMLAWVLEHAGMAPGFLIGGVPQNFGISARLGDTPFFVVEADEYDSAFFDKRSKFVHYRPRTAILNNLEFDHADIFPDLAAIERQFHHLVRIIPSEGLVIHPANETALARVIQMGCWTPVQTTGEGGQWQARLLSADGSRFEVSFEGKVEGTVEWNLTGQHNVANAMAVLAAARHVGVVPALGIEALGQFINAKRRMEKVAEVNGVTIFDDFAHHPTAIATTLDGLRKRVGDDTQVIAVIEPRSNSMKLGAHRDGLAESAEHADVVFWYAPPNLGWDLAATVAQARNPTRVCDSLESIIDGVKALARPGTQVVIMSNGGFGGLHGKLAAALEG, via the coding sequence ATGCATATCCATATTCTCGGCATCTGCGGCACCTTCATGGGTTCGCTCGCGGTGCTGGCCAAGGAGCTCGGCCACCGCGTCACCGGTTCCGACGCCAATGTCTATCCGCCCATGAGCACCCAGCTCGAAGCCCAGGGCATCGAGTTGATGCAGGGCTTTGACCCGGCGCACCTGCAGCCGGCGCCCGATCTGGTGGTGGTCGGCAACGCCATGAGCCGCGGAAATCCGGCGGTGGAGTACGTACTCAACAAGGGGCTGCCCTATGTGTCCGGCCCGCAGTGGCTGGCCGACCACGTGCTGCAGGGACGCTGGGTGATGGCGGTGGCCGGTACCCACGGCAAGACCAGCAGCTCGAGCATGCTGGCCTGGGTGTTGGAGCACGCCGGCATGGCGCCGGGCTTCCTGATTGGCGGTGTGCCGCAGAACTTCGGGATTTCCGCGCGGCTGGGCGATACGCCGTTCTTCGTGGTCGAGGCCGACGAGTACGACAGCGCCTTCTTCGACAAGCGCAGCAAGTTCGTTCACTACCGCCCACGCACGGCGATCCTCAACAACCTCGAATTCGATCATGCGGATATCTTTCCTGACCTGGCCGCTATCGAACGGCAATTCCACCACCTGGTGCGGATCATTCCGAGCGAAGGCCTGGTTATCCACCCAGCTAACGAAACCGCGCTGGCGCGGGTGATCCAGATGGGCTGCTGGACGCCGGTGCAGACCACCGGTGAAGGCGGGCAATGGCAGGCGCGCCTGCTCAGCGCTGACGGCTCGCGCTTCGAAGTGAGCTTCGAGGGCAAGGTCGAGGGCACGGTTGAGTGGAACCTGACCGGCCAACACAACGTTGCCAACGCCATGGCCGTACTCGCGGCGGCGCGTCATGTCGGTGTGGTGCCGGCGCTGGGTATCGAGGCGCTGGGCCAGTTCATCAACGCCAAGCGGCGTATGGAAAAGGTCGCCGAGGTGAACGGTGTGACCATTTTCGATGACTTCGCCCACCACCCCACGGCCATCGCCACCACGCTCGATGGCCTGCGCAAGCGTGTCGGCGACGATACCCAAGTGATCGCCGTGATCGAACCGCGCTCCAATTCCATGAAGCTCGGCGCCCATCGTGACGGCCTGGCCGAATCCGCCGAGCACGCCGATGTGGTGTTCTGGTATGCGCCGCCGAATCTTGGCTGGGACCTGGCCGCCACCGTGGCGCAGGCGCGTAATCCGACGCGGGTATGCGACTCGCTGGAGTCGATCATCGACGGCGTGAAGGCCCTGGCGCGCCCCGGCACCCAGGTGGTAATCATGAGCAACGGCGGCTTCGGCGGCCTGCATGGCAAGCTGGCAGCAGCGCTGGAGGGATAA